A region of the Gemmatimonadota bacterium genome:
GGCCGCGGCGCGCTTGAGGTCAACTTTGAACGCGAGGGCCAGCGCGATATGGAAACCTTCCTGCCCCTGATCCTGGTGGTGATTGTCACCACCCTGTACTGTACCTATCGCAGCCTGCGCGGCGTCCTGCTGCCCCTGGCCGTCGTGGTCGCCGCGGTGATCTGGACCCTGGGCACCATGGCCGCCACCGGCTTCCCGATGTTCTTCATCACCTCAATGATGCCGGTCGTGCTGATGGCGATCGGGGTCGCCGACGGCATTCATATTCTGAGCCGCTATTACGACGAACTGCTGGAACACCCGGACACGTCCTCGTCCGCGGCCGTGCTCGCCGCCATGCGCGAGATGTGGCAACCCGTCGTTTTGACCTCCCTGACCACCGCCGCCGGCTTCTTATCCTTTCTGACCTCGGCCATGGTCCCGATACGCTATTTTGGCGTCTTTACCGCGGTCGGCATCCTGGCCGCCATGGTCTTCTCGCTGACCCTGATGCCGGCCCTGCTGAGCCTGCTGCCGCCGACCGTCAGCCGCGGCCTGCGCCGGCAGATGCACCGCAGCGGCGACCTGGCCGCCACCGGCTGGGCGGCCAGCCTGCTATCCCGCCTGGGGCGGGGCGTGGCCCGGCGTCCGGCGGCGGTGTGGGTCCCGACGGCGCTCGTCGTCGGGCTGTGCCTGTTCGGTGCCCAGCACATCGTGGTTGATGCGTCGGTCATTCGCATGTTTGACGCGCGCCACGAACTGCGCGTCGGCGACACCATCCTGCGCGAAAACTTTCAGGGCACCATACCCATCTATGTGGCGATTGAGGGCCAGGAAGCAGACCGCCTCAAAGACCCGCAACTGCTGGCCCAGCTCGACCGCCTCCAGGCCACGGTCGAGCAAGACCCCCAGGTTGGCGGCTCGCTGTCGCTGGCGGAATACATCAAACGCATGAACCGGGTCATGAACGAGGATCGCGCAGAGATGGAAACCGTTCCCAGCTCGCGGGACCTGGTTGCCCAGTATCTGCTGTTGTACTCGTTCTCCGGCGATCCCGACGACTTTGATGAAATCGTCGACTATGACTACCAGCACGCCAACGTCACGGTCTATCTGCGGTCGGATAGAACCCGGGATGTCGAACGGGTGGTGGGGACGATCCGAGACTTTGCCATCCAGGAATTTGGCCATAACGGAGACACCGACGCGGCCGCCCACGACGCCCCGATGGTCCGTTTTGGCCGCTGGCTGGCTGGTATTCAACCCACCGTTCTTGGCTGGGAAACCAACAGCGGTTTTCGGATCGGCATTGCCGGCAACGGCTATATGCTGAACCGGATGAACGAACTGGTCGTGTCCGGCCAGCTGTCGAGTCTGGTCACCTCGCTGGGCGCGGTCTTTGTGCTGACCGCCCTGATGTTCCGTTCCTGGGTCGCGGGCCTGATCAACGTCATTCCGATCAGCCTGGTTATGATTTTCAGCTTTGGTCTGCTGGGTCTGCTCAACATCCCGCTGGAGGTCGGCAAATCGCTGACCGCGTCCATGGTCATTGGCATCGGCATTGATTATACGATCCACTTTCTCAACAAGTATCGGGTCAAGGTCCGGGACGGTCTGACCGACCCGGTCCACATCACCGCCGCGACCATGGCCACCTCGGGTAAGGCCATCTTTTTTAATGCCGTGGTCGTCATCGGCGGCTTCCTGGTCTTTCTGACTTCGAGCTTCCGCCCCAACTTCTACCTCGGCGCCATGCTGTCGCTCAATATGGGAGCGTGTTTGCTCGTCTCAATGACGGTGCTACCGGCAATCCTGAACCGGTTCCGGCCCCGCTTTGTGTACGGCGAAAAGGTCGGTGTGAAGAGCTAGAGCAGTTTCTTCTTCCCCCACAGATTCGACAGGAGCCGAACCCCCATGGCCGTCTCCCGCTTCCCCGCCCTTCGCACTATGCGCTTCGACCGCCGTTAC
Encoded here:
- a CDS encoding MMPL family transporter, translating into MESFFRLIIRFRWLVIILALASTVLAILPLQSLRFEGDVEANFPADDPVINYNKMVEERFGVRDLILVGVFNDNPDENGVFNPRTLGIVKEFSEKIALLPGIKAVRDEDVASVATMDNITGTTDGMNVDPFMETVPHTPSALASLKRSLFANSMFVNWVVSQDGTGLLIMAKMEPGEGTQESSAQRIAVYTTIRDMVQEKKAAGVPESCHVAGRGALEVNFEREGQRDMETFLPLILVVIVTTLYCTYRSLRGVLLPLAVVVAAVIWTLGTMAATGFPMFFITSMMPVVLMAIGVADGIHILSRYYDELLEHPDTSSSAAVLAAMREMWQPVVLTSLTTAAGFLSFLTSAMVPIRYFGVFTAVGILAAMVFSLTLMPALLSLLPPTVSRGLRRQMHRSGDLAATGWAASLLSRLGRGVARRPAAVWVPTALVVGLCLFGAQHIVVDASVIRMFDARHELRVGDTILRENFQGTIPIYVAIEGQEADRLKDPQLLAQLDRLQATVEQDPQVGGSLSLAEYIKRMNRVMNEDRAEMETVPSSRDLVAQYLLLYSFSGDPDDFDEIVDYDYQHANVTVYLRSDRTRDVERVVGTIRDFAIQEFGHNGDTDAAAHDAPMVRFGRWLAGIQPTVLGWETNSGFRIGIAGNGYMLNRMNELVVSGQLSSLVTSLGAVFVLTALMFRSWVAGLINVIPISLVMIFSFGLLGLLNIPLEVGKSLTASMVIGIGIDYTIHFLNKYRVKVRDGLTDPVHITAATMATSGKAIFFNAVVVIGGFLVFLTSSFRPNFYLGAMLSLNMGACLLVSMTVLPAILNRFRPRFVYGEKVGVKS